GCTGTGGGCGCGGTGAATAAATTCCAGCCGCTCTCCCATGCCGCCGAAAATCACCGTATGCTCTCCGACAATATCCCCGGCGCGAACGGTCTGAATGCCGATCTCTTTAGGGGAACGTTCGCCGATCATGCCCTTACGACAATAGACGCCGGTCTCTTCGAGATCGCGCCCCAAGCTCCGGGCGATCACCTCCGCCATTTTTACCGCCGTGCCGCTGGGTGCGTCCTTCTTGAGATGGTGGTGCGCCTCAACGATCTCCACATCGTACTCATCGCCGAGAATCGCCGCGACATCGGAGAGGACCTTGAACATGACATTGACGCCAACGCTCATGTTCGGGGAAATGACGCATCTTGCAGCGCCGGCAATGTTTCTTGCCTCATCCATTTCTTTAACTGTGAAGCCTGTGCTGCCGATTACTATGGCTTTTTTGGCACTTGCGGCAATACTCAGGTGTTTAAGAGATGATTCATGCGAGGTAAAGTCGATAACGACATCGCCTTTTTCAATGCAAGCGGACAGGGAATCAACAATTCGTATCCCCGTCTTGCCGAGTCCCAAACCCTCGCCCACATCCCTGCCGATTGCGGGATGGCCCTTCTGCTCCACCGCCCCGGCCAGCTCCATCTCCCTTGTCTCAGCAATAATGCTGATTATCCTTCCCCCCATCCGTCCGCCGGCGCCGGTAACAATGGCCTTTACCATAAAAAGTTCCTCCCTACTTCAATAACCCGTAGTCCTGCATTGCCTTTTTCAAGGCTGATTCATTCTTTTCGGCCATCCGGCATAACGGCAGGCGCAGCTCATAGTCGATCTTGCCCATCAAGGCCAGCGCCGCCTTTACCGGGGTGGGATTGGTCTCAATGAAAAGCGCATCAATCAGCGGACTCATGCGCTGGTGAAGTTCGCGGGCCTTCTGCAAATCACCGGCAAAAAAGGCATCCACAAGCCCGGCCATGTCAGCGGGAACTATATTCGAAATAACGGAAATTACCCCCTTGCCGCCGATGGCAAGCAGCGGCAGAGTAAAGGCGTCATCCCCGGAGATGACATCGAAATCAGGCCCGCACAAACTGATGATTTCATTCATCTGTTTGATGGAACCGGCCGCCTCCTTTACCCCGACAATATTGGGGATCTTCGCCAGGCGCGCCATCGTCTCCGGCAGCATGTTCGTGCCGGTTCTCCCCGGAATGTTGTAAATAATGATGGGAATCGGGACCGCTTCGGCAACGGCCCTGTAGTGCAGGTAGAGACCCTCCTGGGTTGGGCGATTGTAATAAGGGCAAACAATCAGCGCCGCATCGGCCCCCGCCTGCCAGGCGTGTTTCGTCAGGCGGATTGCCTCCGTCGTGCTGTTCGAGCCGGTCCCGGCGATGACCGGAACGCGCTTTTTTACGGCAGCGATCACAATCTCAATAACCCGGTCATGCTCCTCATGCGAAAGCGTTGTGGATTCCCCGGTTGTTCCGCAGGGGGCAATTCCATCCGTTCCCTCGGCAATCTGCTCCTCGACCAGACGGCGCAAGGCCGCCTCGTCAACCTTCCCATCTTTGAA
This DNA window, taken from Syntrophobacterales bacterium, encodes the following:
- the dapB gene encoding 4-hydroxy-tetrahydrodipicolinate reductase, whose translation is MVKAIVTGAGGRMGGRIISIIAETREMELAGAVEQKGHPAIGRDVGEGLGLGKTGIRIVDSLSACIEKGDVVIDFTSHESSLKHLSIAASAKKAIVIGSTGFTVKEMDEARNIAGAARCVISPNMSVGVNVMFKVLSDVAAILGDEYDVEIVEAHHHLKKDAPSGTAVKMAEVIARSLGRDLEETGVYCRKGMIGERSPKEIGIQTVRAGDIVGEHTVIFGGMGERLEFIHRAHSRDNFARGAIRAALWVVGRPNGLYDMQDVLGLKRVA
- the dapA gene encoding 4-hydroxy-tetrahydrodipicolinate synthase, whose protein sequence is MFSGAIVAIVTPFKDGKVDEAALRRLVEEQIAEGTDGIAPCGTTGESTTLSHEEHDRVIEIVIAAVKKRVPVIAGTGSNSTTEAIRLTKHAWQAGADAALIVCPYYNRPTQEGLYLHYRAVAEAVPIPIIIYNIPGRTGTNMLPETMARLAKIPNIVGVKEAAGSIKQMNEIISLCGPDFDVISGDDAFTLPLLAIGGKGVISVISNIVPADMAGLVDAFFAGDLQKARELHQRMSPLIDALFIETNPTPVKAALALMGKIDYELRLPLCRMAEKNESALKKAMQDYGLLK